A stretch of DNA from Triticum dicoccoides isolate Atlit2015 ecotype Zavitan chromosome 2A, WEW_v2.0, whole genome shotgun sequence:
GAAGACCTAAAGCAGTGTTTAGAGTACACGGGTCAACACTCTAAGCTCGTTGACTCATTTATCTCATCACTGAGATATCGCTTGCTTACTGCTGGTGCCTCAACTAATGACATATTGCACCAGTATGTTTCCACAATCAAGGCGTTGCGGTCGATTGACCCCACTGGTGTATTCTTGGAAGCAGTTGGTGAACCAATTAGGGATTATCTGAGAGGTAGAAAAGACACTATTAAATGCATAGTGACAATGCTAACTGATGGATCTGGAGGAAACACAAGTGGGGGAAATGCTGGTGATAATCTTCTTGAAGAATTGAACAGGGATGCTGAAAACCAGGAAAATGCTGACTATGATGATCATACAAACATTGATGAGAAGCAAGCTTGGTTGAATTCTGAAAGGTATGATTTATTCATTACATTCGCCATAACGCCTGTTATTCCTTAATCCCTTAAGAAAATCTGCTTTTCTAAGATCAAGAACCGTGGTTCCAACTTCTACAGCTGGGAGCCTGATCCTGTTGAAGCAGATCCATTGAAAGGCAGCAGGAGTAGGAGGAAAATTGATATACTTGGACTGATGGTCAGTATAATTGGCTCAAAGGACCAATTGGTCAACGAATATCGTGTAATGCTGGCTGAAAAGCTGCTAAGCAAATCTGATTTTGATATAGATTCTGATATCCGCACGCTGGAGCTCCTTAAGGTTAAGACTGACTTTTGTATTAAACCATACTTAGTAATGTTCTAAAAACATTTGATTGGACTGCATGTGATGCATCATGCCTTCGTTGTAACCTTTAATTTCTCATGATTATGTTGTTTTGGCAGATTCATTTCGGTGAGAGCAGCATGCAGAAGTGTGAGATTATGCTCAATGACTTGATTGACTCGAAGAGAACCAACTCAAATATTAAAACATCATTATTAAATGCACCTGGAACTGGTAACATTCAAATACTGCATGTTGCTTCAGAAACCATCAACTATCACTGCACCTGCATTTGAACCCTTATTTTTTCTATGGTAGTTGCTGGGCAAGAGGAGGCAGAAATTTCTCATGATGTTCTTGATGCTACAATAATTTCTTCCAACTTTTGGCCACCGATTCAGGTATTGCCAGTAAGCTTTTTATCTAAATCATGGTGGTACCCCCTCCCTTTTCATGCCGTGGATTGCTAATGACTCATGCATTTCAATTAATAACATGCTATATCGATTGTGAGACAGTTGAGCCAGGAGCGTAAATTGGTGTCTGTATTGATTGACGTGCTATCCTGCTGTACAAAGATATATGCACCAACACTAACAAGTAATTTGTTTTGTTGTAAAAAAAGTAATTTGTTTCAGAACTGTTTATGTCATCAAATCTTCGTACTAACTTTCTGTCAGTGTCTGCCATCTTCAAATCTTGGTTGTCTCGTACATACAACAATTCCTAAGATTCAGTTTCTGTCACCACTTTTTTTTAATATCTGTTATTTCCAACATAAAAACTTCCCTCCTTTTGGGTGCGAGGGCACACAGAATTGAAGATGAATTCCTCACCAATGCATGTGGTTATTTGTAGTTAATCTGATGTTATGTGCTAGTTGATTTTAATAATATGCTTAGTAAGAATTATGGTTTGCTTACTGAAGGGTTGAACCGTGAGCTTTTGCTGTTTGATCACCCTCTTGATTCACTAAACCTCTATATCTGCCGCAAATGTAGACAGAAGATCTCGCAGTTCCTGCTTCAGTTGATAAACTGCTGTCTGATTTTGCACAAAGATTCCATCAGATAAAAACTCCACGGAAGCTATTGTGGAAGAAAAATCTTGGAACGGTCAAGGTTTGGTATCAAATTTGAAGTTGACGGGTATATGTGGGTAACCATGAAGACTGAAGAAATATCTCTTACGAGCTCTCTTTTCATTTCCAGTTGGAACTGCAATTTGAGGACAGAAGTATGCAGTTTACTGTAGTACCTGTGCAGGCTGCAATCATAATGCGGTTTCAAGAGAAACCAAGGTAATATCAATTGTCTTCCTGCATATCTCTTGTGTTCCCATCTGACTAAAGTCATCAAATATTTTCAGCTGGACTTCAAAGGCACTTGCTACCGAAATCGGCATACCTGTAGACTCTCTCAACAGAAGAATAGGTTTCTGGACAAGCAAGGTGTGTCACAAATGTATTATGAAGTCAAAATACTTTTATTGTTTATGTGTAGTATACGCTGTTACTACCTTTTGAACTCCTTTACTCATCCACGATCGTCAATATCAGTGTTAAGATTGCTTTATGCTAAAAAACTGTTAACACTGTTATTCCTGACATTACTAACAATGAAATGGTACTCTGAATCCTTTTAAGTATGATTTTTTAATGTTTGCGCCTCTGTAAGATGGACTAGATTGTTGATAGTCTTTGGATCAGTGTTCTGCACAAATCGTAGTCTTTTTTTTATTGGAGTAGAAACATATATGGAGTATATGATACTCTAAACATGACCTGGTACTACATTTCTGTACAAATGGTTCCCTAGCAAAGTTCTCAACTATGTCCTGCTTCATAAGCACATCTAAGCATTTCACACTATGTTATAGGGGGTCCTGACTGAATCGGTGGGACCAGATGCCGATGATCACATCTTCACAATTGTTGATAGCATGTCTGATGTCAACAAAAACAGCATCGTGAACGAAAGCTGCGAAGCGTTTCAAATGAATGAGGACGAAGGTGAAAGTTCTGTTGCATCCGTTGAGGAACAGCTTAAGAAAGAAATGACAGTCTATGAGGTTTGACTCCTTGCAACTTCATATTTCTTTTTCTCTAATGCTCAACATACCTGTTTATCCACTCCCCATTTCTTTGTTCTCTGTGATCTTACCATCATTTTACTCGTCATTATGCACTGCAGAAATTCATCATAGGAATGTTAACCAATTTCGGCAATATGACACTGGACAAAATACATAACACTTTGAAGGTAGACACAAAATTTTAAAATCTCGTCCACTTCCTGTTTCTACTATTAACATATTTTCTACTCATCGGTTTCTTCTAATATTATTTGATTAACATAGTTTCTACTCATTGGTTTCTTCTAATATTATTTGTTCCAGATGTTCTGTGCCGAGCCATCGTATGATAAATCACTGCAGCAATTGCAGAGTTTTCTTTCGGGTCTAGTATCAGATGAAAAGCTTGAAATGAGAGATGGATTGTACTTGCTAAAAAAGTAACTGTTACGTTGGGTATCACATTATGCTGTTAGATTAAGGATGACAGGCAGTCAATCCAGTATGTATTCCTTTCTGGCAAAATCACTCCAATCAAATATATTCAATTATTCTTGTGCCAGAAACTATAAACTCCACGATACCCGCGCCTGAAAAACCAATGATACTCACTGTCCGATAAAATAGCTGCTACGGAGTGTGACATGGGGCTACTCCTGTAATAATCTTCGCACTAGTGATCATTCACTACTTCGATAGCTTCTCAACAAACTGGACAGCAGTTTGGTGCATACACACGATGCGGGTAAGGGAAATGTGGAGCAAAATAGGGGCCATCCGTCCACCCCCCTCTCTCAAATAACTAAATCGTCCTGTGTATTCGGCAAAGGAGTTACGTACGTTGCATGGATTACACCATTCTGCTAAAAGGTGTAATACGCTGCTATAACTCTATTCTGAAGAGGGCAAACACAAAATTTTCAAAATAACTAAGGTTACAAATACATTACACTTAACATCATGATCATATTTGATTTTTCTAGTCGCAATACAAGTGCCGTTTGATACTGAAATACACTATGCTAGACATTTGACCATGTAAGGC
This window harbors:
- the LOC119355516 gene encoding anaphase-promoting complex subunit 2-like — its product is MQLDDSDGALGSWARFCALSGELVGGAGDLSVGPRLAPVVADLCARGLATLVRDYFLHNLEEAFRNNAVKMFWQKFHPYSSSSAVERIKFCVQESWPEDVLSAALEDICLEKSYQEKCVLVLAHALQSYEEKAQNRKLKAVECSSSLMPRYQLMVSSVLLTTLPLSFPEILNVYFKKKLEELNTMVDASDENDQLASHALFGRSNVSAWDSKMDIDSQETVISETCTLVKNIGKVVRDFRCLGFTSMTEDSYSSAIIWLLKSKVYELAGDDYRIPVLGSVKKWIQVVPLQFLHALLTYLGDSVDYDSGLSGLKSPLASRPSSFPGIGVPSEALLRWHMRLEYFAYETLQDLRIGKLFEIIVDYPESSPAIEDLKQCLEYTGQHSKLVDSFISSLRYRLLTAGASTNDILHQYVSTIKALRSIDPTGVFLEAVGEPIRDYLRGRKDTIKCIVTMLTDGSGGNTSGGNAGDNLLEELNRDAENQENADYDDHTNIDEKQAWLNSESWEPDPVEADPLKGSRSRRKIDILGLMVSIIGSKDQLVNEYRVMLAEKLLSKSDFDIDSDIRTLELLKIHFGESSMQKCEIMLNDLIDSKRTNSNIKTSLLNAPGTVAGQEEAEISHDVLDATIISSNFWPPIQTEDLAVPASVDKLLSDFAQRFHQIKTPRKLLWKKNLGTVKLELQFEDRSMQFTVVPVQAAIIMRFQEKPSWTSKALATEIGIPVDSLNRRIGFWTSKGVLTESVGPDADDHIFTIVDSMSDVNKNSIVNESCEAFQMNEDEGESSVASVEEQLKKEMTVYEKFIIGMLTNFGNMTLDKIHNTLKMFCAEPSYDKSLQQLQSFLSGLVSDEKLEMRDGLYLLKK